A single window of Montipora capricornis isolate CH-2021 chromosome 14, ASM3666992v2, whole genome shotgun sequence DNA harbors:
- the LOC138031603 gene encoding uncharacterized protein has translation MDAKEWPHLADINLPSIEEREVRLIVGTNTPEAFWVLEERRGNKGEPYAIRTPLGWALMGAMTNVQDDLHHLTVNFVRSSEVMEDTQDLLMQQVERFWATETIGVETESKACMSLEDKKALRTMEQSVKLLDGHYQVALHWREFPPFLPYNRPLAERRLRMLKRRFLQDNELFKNYKGTMEKYLADGHARRVPPEELHVKDRPLWYLPHHHVLNKPEKTRVVFDCAAKYRGTSLNDHLFTGPDLTNSILGVLTRFREDRVALSADIKCMFHQIRVPPADRDAFRFLWWPTGDLNQEAVDHRMEVHLFGATSSPSCSSFALRKTAEDNKEHFEEEVVKTVKRNFYVDDCLKSVKSGDCAIQIVVQLRDLLSKGGFRLTKWLSNNSKVLNFIPHEERAPSLLDLDLDKDKPPIQRALGLHWNMETDMFTFKVNLKEKPNFRRGILSLASSLYDPLGLVAPIILPAKKLLQDLCKQKLGWDDPINDEDKERWEKWKNQLS, from the coding sequence ATGGATGCTAAGGAATGGCCACATCTGGCCGACATTAACTTACCAAGTATCGAAGAAAGGGAAGTTCGATTAATCGTTGGCACAAACACCCCAGAAGCCTTCTGGGTATTAGAAGAAAGACGCGGTAATAAAGGGGAACCATATGCAATACGTACACCTCTTGGCTGGGCACTCATGGGTGCAATGACAAATGTTCAAGATGATTTGCATCACCTCACCGTAAATTTCGTTAGATCCAGTGAAGTCATGGAAGACACCCAAGATCTCCTCATGCAGCAAGTAGAACGATTCTGGGCAACGGAAACAATTGGAGTGGAAACTGAATCCAAGGCCTGTATGTCTCTAGAAGACAAGAAAGCTCTCAGGACCATGGAACAATCAGTTAAACTGCTAGATGGACACTACCAAGTAGCCCTACATTGGAGAGAGTTCCCACCCTTCTTGCCGTACAACAGACCCTTGGCAGAACGGAGACTGCGAATGTTAAAGAGAAGATTCCTGCAAGATAACGAGCTTTTCAAGAATTACAAAGGCACAATGGAAAAATATCTTGCTGACGGCCATGCAAGAAGAGTACCGCCCGAAGAGCTTCATGTCAAGGACAGACCGCTGTGGTATCTACCTCACCACCACGTATTGAACAAGCCTGAAAAGACTAGAGTGGTGTTCGACTGTGCAGCCAAATACAGAGGGACATCCCTCAACGACCACCTCTTCACAGGACCAGACCTTACAAATTCTATTCTTGGTGTCTTGACCAGATTTCGTGAAGATCGCGTTGCACTGTCAGCAGACATCAAGTGTATGTTCCACCAGATAAGAGTTCCACCTGCAGACCGTGACGCGTTCAGATTCCTTTGGTGGCCTACTGGCGATTTAAATCAAGAAGCAGTCGATCATCGAATGGAAGTCCATTTATTTGGCGCAACATCATCGCCCAGCTGCTCTAGTTTTGCATTGAGGAAGACGGCCGAAGATAACAAAGAACACTTTGAAGAGGAAGTTGTGAAAACCGTCAAGAGAAATTTTTACGTAGACGATTGTCTCAAGTCAGTAAAGTCTGGTGACTGCGCCATCCAAATCGTAGTGCAGCTACGTGACCTTCTCTCCAAAGGTGGATTTCGACTCACAAAATGGCTGAGCAACAATTCAAAGGTACTAAATTTCATCCCACACGAAGAGAGAGCCCCATCGTTATTGGACCTCGACCTTGACAAAGACAAACCACCCATTCAGCGAGCATTGGGCCTTCACTGGAATATGGAGACAGACATGTTTACCTTTAAAGTGAACCTCAAAGAAAAACCGAACTTTCGCAGGGGCATACTCTCGTTGGCAAGTTCACTTTATGATCCACTTGGTCTGGTTGCTCCAATCATTCTACCCGCCAAGAAATTGTTACAAGACCTTTGCAAACAGAAACTAGGCTGGGATGATCCAATCAATGATGAAGACAAAGAAAGATGGGAAAAGTGGAAAAATCAATTGTCTTGA
- the LOC138031602 gene encoding uncharacterized protein → MEKVAVTIKQGFALPQKELTVFNGDPLEYWSFITLFQNSIEANATSESEKLMYLLQYTSGAAKDTIKCCLVMDPSIGYQRARMLLEERFGQPFTIAYEHVTKLTHGPPLRATDRKGLLAFADQLKSCEHTLESIGYLDEINSADNLRRIVMRLPFHLLTKFVEVADQIQQSGQRPNISHIAEFVKVKARAANNPVFGCLMDTERERTGNLKRRPKTRKPLFPNERGTAFNTREAELRESSSYSPNSEFSSTKYQKCPVCNAAHPLVRC, encoded by the coding sequence ATGGAAAAGGTGGCAGTAACGATTAAACAAGGATTTGCACTACCACAGAAGGAGCTAACAGTCTTCAATGGTGACCCCCTCGAATACTGGAGTTTTATCACATTGTTTCAAAACAGCATCGAAGCAAATGCAACAAGTGAAAGCGAAAAGCTCATGTATTTACTACAGTACACATCTGGTGCAGCCAAGGACACTATCAAATGTTGTTTGGTTATGGACCCGTCCATAGGATATCAGAGGGCAAGAATGCTGCTTGAAGAAAGATTTGGACAACCCTTCACTATTGCGTACGAGCATGTCACAAAACTGACTCATGGACCCCCTCTTAGGGCAACGGATCGTAAAGGATTATTGGCGTTTGCTGACCAGTTAAAGAGCTGTGAACATACTTTGGAGTCAATTGGTTACCTGGACGAAATTAATAGTGCCGATAATTTAAGACGAATTGTCATGAGACTCCCTTTCCATCTTCTTACAAAGTTCGTTGAGGTTGCTGATCAGATTCAACAAAGTGGACAACGCCCTAATATCAGTCatattgccgaatttgtcaaggTGAAAGCTCGCGCTGCAAATAACCCAGTATTTGGATGTCTGATGGACACAGAACGAGAGAGAACAGGCAATCTGAAGCGAAGACCGAAGACTAGAAAACCTTTATTTCCAAATGAGCGAGGTACCGCCTTTAACACTAGAGAAGCAGAACTCAGAGAATCCTCAAGTTACTCTCCAAATTCGGAATTCTCTTCGACAAAGTATCAGAAGTGTCCGGTGTGCAACGCAGCCCATCCGTTAGTGAGGTGCTAG
- the LOC138031604 gene encoding uncharacterized protein: MTVPRLELCAAVLAVQLKQSIKEELDIPVTKSTFWSDSTCVLQYIKNQPRRFHAFVANRLSIIHKLSTPYQWRHVPSELNPADEVSRGLTVQDMIKNSKWLNGPIFLRKNEESWPSDLTNAQNELSDDDPEVKLDVQSHSQTLAHRPNEDFLSSLIQRHLSWEKLKRTVAWLLRFKSWFITRYSQRSKNASVKMLSVDELQRAEREIVKHVQGISFPEALRALQKISSSKYSCQVNAELKKSKMPAFMRKLHPLLDEFGILRVEGRLENALISYEAKHPVVLPYQHHVTNLIISQHNQITGHLGQEYVLSSLRQHYWIIKGRSAVRRVLSKCFQCK, translated from the coding sequence ATGACCGTGCCGAGATTGGAACTCTGTGCAGCAGTCTTGGCCGTCCAGCTGAAACAGTCCATAAAGGAAGAATTGGACATTCCAGTTACAAAGTCGACGTTCTGGTCAGACTCAACGTGCGTGTTGCAGTACATTAAAAACCAGCCAAGAAGATTTCACGCATTTGTGGCAAATAGGTTGTCGATTATTCACAAACTTTCGACCCCTTACCAGTGGAGACATGTACCTTCTGAGCTCAACCCAGCAGATGAAGTTAGTCGAGGTCTTACAGTGCAAGACATGATCAAGAACAGCAAATGGTTGAATGGTCCGATTTTCTTACGCAAGAATGAAGAGTCTTGGCCTAGCGATCTCACAAATGCTCAAAACGAACTGTCAGATGACGACCCAGAAGTGAAACTTGACGTTCAGTCTCACAGCCAAACGTTAGCACACCGCCCAAATGAAGATTTTCTCTCAAGTTTGATTCAGCGCCACTTGTCGTGGGAAAAATTGAAGAGAACTGTGGCCTGGTTGTTGAGATTTAAATCATGGTTTATTACTAGATACAGCCAAAGATCAAAGAATGCAAGTGTGAAAATGTTATCGGTGGACGAATTGCAAAGGGCTGAAAGAGAAATTGTCAAGCATGTGCAAGGAATTTCTTTCCCAGAGGCCCTTCGAGCTTTGCAGAAGATCAGTTCCTCAAAATACTCCTGTCAAGTAAATGCGGAGCTAAAGAAGTCGAAGATGCCGGCCTTCATGCGTAAACTTCACCCGTTGTTGGACGAATTTGGAATTCTGAGGGTAGAAGGGCGCCTTGAAAACGCACTCATCAGCTACGAAGCCAAACATCCAGTTGTTCTTCCCTATCAGCATCATGTCACAAATCTGATAATCTCTCAGCATAATCAAATAACAGGTCACCTTGGTCAGGAATACGTTTTGTCCAGTTTACGTCAGCATTACTGGATAATTAAGGGACGTTCAGCCGTGCGACGAGTCCTAAGCAAGTGTTTTCAATGCAAGTAA
- the LOC138031605 gene encoding uncharacterized protein, translating to MADLPKERLMSGEPPFTYVDVDYFGPFLVRQGRSNVKRYGCLFTCLVVRAVHIEVVHSLDTDSFINALRRFINSRGCSKTIYSDNGTNFHAGERELCESLNDWNQRSINQFLQQRKITWKFNPPAVSHMGGVWERIIRSIHKNPPSLARAASPF from the coding sequence ATGGCCGACCTACCGAAAGAAAGATTGATGTCAGGAGAACCGCCATTCACTTACGTCGATGTGGATTACTTTGGTCCATTTTTGGTTCGACAAGGTCGCTCGAATGTAAAACGCTATGGATGCCTTTTCACATGTCTGGTCGTTAGAGCTGTGCACATTGAAGTCGTGCACTCCCTTGACACTGACAGTTTTATAAATGCGTTGCGGAGATTTATCAATTCGAGAGGGTGTTCTAAGACCATCTACAGTGATAACGGAACGAACTTCCACGCAGGCGAAAGAGAGCTTTGCGAATCGCTAAATGATTGGAATCAAAGGTCCATAAACCAGTTCCTTCAGCAGAGGAAAATCACATGGAAATTCAACCCACCTGCTGTGTCACATATGGGTGGAGTCTGGGAACGAATTATCAGATCCATTCACAAAAATCCTCCGAGCCTTGCTAGGGCAGCAAGTCCTTTCTGA